The Fortiea contorta PCC 7126 genome has a segment encoding these proteins:
- a CDS encoding MFS transporter, translating into MFPTEPAAVNNGFSALLKNRGFLLLWIGQLVSQLGDKVFFVLMIALLENYPPPPGLAENSMYSALMVAFTIPAVLFGSAGGIFVDRLPKKLIMVGSDVLRGLMTLLIPLLPRQFAILLILTFGISTVTQFFAPAEQAAIPLLVKRENLIAANALFSSTMMGALIVGFAIGEPILSLAKSLLGEDYGQEIIVSALYLLSAAIMQPIKFKEHKAIDEDSQAAVNPWAEFTGSLKYLRKNRLVLNAMLQLVTLYCVFAALTVLAIRLAAEFGLKEKQFGFFLAAAGVGMVLGAGFLGHWGEKCHRKPLPLIGFVMMALVLGVFTFIHNLAIALGLCALLGVGAALIGVPMQTLIQQQTPPTMHGKVFGFQNHAVNIALSIPLAITGPLTDALGLRSVLVTMSIVVAVVGVWAWRNTRRVLQDVI; encoded by the coding sequence ATGTTTCCAACTGAACCTGCTGCTGTGAATAATGGGTTTAGCGCACTGCTAAAAAACCGTGGTTTTTTGCTCCTATGGATTGGGCAACTAGTTTCCCAATTAGGAGATAAAGTATTCTTCGTTTTGATGATTGCTTTATTAGAAAATTACCCGCCCCCTCCAGGATTAGCAGAAAACTCAATGTACTCAGCATTGATGGTGGCGTTTACCATACCAGCAGTTCTCTTCGGTTCTGCAGGTGGTATCTTTGTTGACCGCCTACCCAAAAAGCTGATTATGGTGGGATCGGATGTATTGCGGGGGTTAATGACGTTGTTAATTCCGTTGTTACCACGTCAATTCGCAATTTTATTAATACTCACTTTTGGTATTTCCACTGTCACCCAGTTTTTCGCCCCCGCTGAACAAGCTGCTATTCCCTTGTTGGTAAAGCGCGAGAATTTAATAGCCGCCAATGCCTTGTTTAGCAGCACCATGATGGGAGCCTTAATAGTTGGCTTTGCCATCGGCGAGCCAATTTTAAGTTTGGCGAAAAGCTTGCTGGGAGAAGATTATGGGCAAGAAATTATTGTTAGTGCATTATATTTACTGTCAGCGGCTATTATGCAGCCGATTAAATTTAAAGAACACAAAGCCATAGATGAAGACTCACAAGCAGCAGTGAATCCTTGGGCTGAATTCACAGGAAGCCTCAAGTATCTCCGCAAGAACCGTCTAGTGCTCAATGCGATGTTGCAACTGGTGACATTGTATTGCGTATTTGCAGCTTTAACCGTTCTGGCAATCAGACTAGCCGCAGAATTTGGTTTAAAGGAAAAACAATTTGGCTTTTTCCTCGCCGCAGCTGGGGTGGGTATGGTTTTGGGTGCAGGGTTTCTGGGTCATTGGGGTGAAAAATGCCATCGCAAGCCCTTACCTTTAATTGGATTTGTGATGATGGCGCTAGTTTTAGGAGTCTTTACTTTCATTCACAACCTAGCAATAGCTCTAGGACTTTGTGCATTATTAGGTGTGGGTGCAGCTTTGATTGGCGTACCGATGCAAACTTTAATTCAACAGCAAACACCACCCACAATGCACGGTAAAGTCTTCGGTTTTCAAAATCATGCTGTCAATATTGCCCTATCTATACCTTTAGCCATTACAGGGCCACTGACTGACGCTTTAGGTTTGCGTTCTGTCCTCGTCACCATGAGCATTGTAGTTGCAGTTGTAGGCGTTTGGGCTTGGCGCAATACTCGCAGAGTTTTACAAGACGTAATTTAA
- a CDS encoding ferrochelatase yields MVATPEKLQHTHEHLSNHDRVAVLLMGYGEVESYEDFANYNEQALNLLTAKFAPVPTWIYPPLAKLLALFDRHEWGHTHHDFISPHNAIFEKQRAGIENNLQQKWGDRIQVFKAFNFCAPFLPHQVLAEIKHQGFEKILIYPLLVVDSIFTSGIAVEQVNNALAQVDGGEQHWVKGLRYIPSFYNEPDYIKLMARLVEEKITADLAATYLPSQIGIVLMNHGCPHKAKGFTSGITESQALYDLVREQLIHKYPLISVGWLNHDTPLIEWTLPNAEQAANNLIQLGAKVVIFMPIGFATENHETLLDVHHIIHALEKKHSGVNYVQMACVNDHPEFLAMAAEWANLQIGELSNQESVTVNPHLALGHHHHH; encoded by the coding sequence GTGGTTGCTACGCCGGAAAAACTACAACACACCCACGAACATCTATCAAATCACGACAGGGTAGCCGTTTTGCTGATGGGCTACGGCGAAGTCGAAAGCTATGAGGATTTCGCTAACTATAATGAACAAGCGCTAAATTTACTAACGGCAAAATTCGCACCAGTCCCCACTTGGATTTATCCCCCCTTAGCCAAGCTTTTAGCATTGTTTGACCGCCATGAGTGGGGACACACACACCATGATTTTATCTCCCCACACAACGCAATTTTTGAGAAGCAGCGGGCTGGTATTGAGAATAATTTACAGCAAAAGTGGGGCGATCGCATCCAAGTTTTTAAGGCTTTTAACTTCTGTGCTCCCTTTCTACCGCATCAAGTTTTAGCGGAAATTAAGCACCAAGGTTTTGAAAAAATCCTCATTTATCCGCTACTGGTTGTTGATTCTATTTTCACTAGTGGCATTGCTGTTGAGCAAGTAAACAATGCTTTGGCGCAAGTGGATGGAGGCGAGCAACATTGGGTGAAAGGACTGCGTTATATTCCTTCTTTCTACAACGAGCCAGATTACATCAAGTTGATGGCTCGTTTAGTGGAGGAGAAAATTACTGCTGATTTGGCTGCTACTTACCTCCCTTCCCAAATCGGTATTGTCTTGATGAACCACGGTTGTCCTCATAAAGCTAAGGGCTTTACTTCTGGAATTACCGAGAGTCAAGCACTATACGATTTAGTTCGAGAGCAGTTAATTCACAAGTATCCTTTAATTTCGGTGGGTTGGCTTAACCATGACACACCCTTAATTGAGTGGACGCTACCCAATGCAGAGCAAGCGGCTAATAACTTGATTCAATTGGGTGCGAAAGTGGTAATATTTATGCCGATTGGCTTTGCCACAGAAAACCATGAAACTTTATTAGATGTGCACCATATTATCCATGCTTTAGAGAAGAAGCATTCTGGTGTCAACTATGTACAAATGGCTTGTGTTAATGACCATCCAGAATTTCTAGCGATGGCGGCTGAATGGGCGAATCTTCAAATTGGCGAGTTGAGTAACCAAGAATCTGTGACAGTTAACCCGCATTTAGCTCTGGGTCATCACCACCACCATTAA
- a CDS encoding NADPH-dependent FMN reductase, with protein sequence MVKIVGIGGSLRANSYTQIALQIAAQRVRALGAEVEILDLRQLQLPFCDGGKDYSQYPDVQLLRDTVSRADGLILATPEYHGGVSGVLKNALDLMTFTELSDKVTGLISVLGGQSNSNALNDLRLIVRWVHGWVIPEQIAVGQAYSAFSPEGKLLDEKLSQRFDQFAQSLVDNTRKLRGVN encoded by the coding sequence ATGGTAAAAATTGTTGGTATTGGTGGTAGTTTAAGAGCCAACTCCTATACTCAAATCGCTTTGCAAATAGCCGCCCAAAGAGTGCGAGCACTGGGTGCAGAAGTAGAAATTCTCGATTTGCGGCAGTTGCAGCTACCATTTTGTGACGGTGGAAAAGACTATTCACAATATCCAGACGTACAGCTATTGCGGGACACAGTAAGTCGCGCTGATGGCTTAATTTTAGCGACACCAGAGTATCACGGTGGCGTCAGCGGCGTCCTGAAAAATGCATTAGATTTAATGACTTTTACAGAACTCTCCGATAAAGTCACTGGACTAATCAGTGTGTTAGGGGGTCAGTCTAATAGTAACGCCCTTAATGACTTGCGGCTAATTGTTCGTTGGGTGCACGGTTGGGTGATTCCCGAACAAATCGCTGTGGGACAAGCCTACAGCGCTTTTAGTCCCGAAGGAAAATTGTTAGATGAAAAACTCTCCCAGAGGTTTGATCAATTTGCTCAAAGTTTGGTGGACAATACTCGCAAACTGCGGGGAGTGAATTAG